A stretch of the Ananas comosus cultivar F153 linkage group 14, ASM154086v1, whole genome shotgun sequence genome encodes the following:
- the LOC109720457 gene encoding pentatricopeptide repeat-containing protein At5g61370, mitochondrial isoform X1, translating into MAVKHHILFSRLRVLGFCRVLSSCTPQALSEVLASIGSLDDIEASLNQLDVEVTPAIITQVINSCNCNTGGGSSSTRKLLRFFSWCRLKNPAALGEEAFNHAIQTFAELGDITAVGISIADLHKEGGKLSPATFSLVAETLVKAGKEDEAVRLLRDLERKKLLPCCDGTGKSVWSSSLAIVHALCAKGHARKAQGVIWHHKSELSVGFAASVVQRSLLHGWCVRGNIKEARRVMGDMKSLGILLGLPSYNDLLRCICYRNLRFNPSALVSEATDLLAEMRSCGILPTASSFNILLSCLGKVRRVKEAYGILYLMRQGKAGCSPDWVSYYLVIRVLYLSGRFVRGNKLMDQMLDDGLSPDVKFYHGLIGVLCGVEKVDHALNVFEQMKKFCARNTGPTYDLLIAKLCRNGKFEQGRNLWNEAVQRGITLRCSRDLLDPLKTIVFKPRRPVNKLHPWDYKKVGYRRIKRAARTNMKMKRRKPHKFIRL; encoded by the exons ATGGCTGTCAAGCACCACATCCTGTTTTCCAGGCTTAGAGTTCTTGGATTTTGTCGAGTTCTGTCATCCTGCACCCCTCAGGCGCTCTCTGAAGTACTTGCCTCCATCGGCAGCCTTGATGATATCGAAGCTAGCCTTAATCAGTTAGATGTTGAGGTTACACCAGCAATTATCACTCAAGTCATCAATTCTTGTAACTGCAATAcgggcggcggcagcagcagcacccGAAAGCTTCTTCGTTTCTTCTCCTGGTGTCGGTTGAAGAACCCTGCTGCCCTGGGGGAAGAGGCCTTCAACCATGCGATCCAGACCTTTGCAGAGTTGGGCGATATCACTGCCGTGGGCATCTCTATCGCAGATCTGCACAAGGAAGGAGGGAAGTTGTCCCCGGCAACATTCTCTTTGGTGGCTGAGACTCTTGTCAAAGCAGGCAAGGAGGACGAGGCCGTCCGCCTATTGAGGGACTTGGAGAGGAAGAAATTGTTGCCATGTTGTGATGGCACGGGGAAAAGTGTCTGGTCGAGCAGCCTTGCGATTGTCCACGCGCTGTGCGCTAAAGGCCATGCCCGCAAGGCACAGGGCGTCATCTGGCACCACAAGAGCGAGCTCTCAGTGGGTTTCGCTGCTAGTGTTGTGCAACGGAGCCTCCTTCATGGGTGGTGCGTCCGTGGGAACATCAAGGAGGCCCGCCGAGTGATGGGTGACATGAAGTCACTAGGCATTCTGCTGGGTCTCCCGTCGTACAACGACCTCCTCCGATGCATCTGCTACAGAAACCTCAGATTCAATCCTTCTGCCCTCGTCTCAGAAGCCACAGATTTGTTGGCAGAGATGAGGTCCTGTGGCATTCTTCCCACTGCCTCCAGCTTCAACATCTTGCTATCTTGTCTTGGCAAGGTGAGGAGAGTAAAGGAAGCTTATGGAATCCTCTACTTGATGCGACAGGGAAAGGCAGGATGCTCCCCTGACTGGGTCAGCTACTATCTTGTTATCAGAGTACTGTATCTTTCAGGGAGATTTGTTAGGGGTAATAAGCTCATGGATCAGATGCTTGATGATGGGTTGAGTCCAGATGTCAAATTCTACCATGGTCTGATTGGTGTTCTCTGCGGAGTGGAGAAGGTGGACCATGCCCTCAACGTGTTTGAGCAAATGAAGAAGTTTTGTGCACGGAACACTGGACCAACCTATGATCTGCTGATAGCCAAACTTTGTAGGAATGGAAAATTTGAGCAAGGAAGGAATCTATGGAATGAAGCTGTGCAGAGGGGAATCACTCTTAGATGCTCAAGAGATCTGTTGGATCCTCTAAAAACAATAGTTTTTAAACCAAGGCGACCGGTGAACAAGTTGCACCCATGGGACTACAAGAAGGTAGGGTATAGGCGGATTAAGAGAGCTGCTCGAACCAATATGAAGATGAAAAGGAGAAAGCCACACAAGTTTATTAG GTTGTAG
- the LOC109720457 gene encoding pentatricopeptide repeat-containing protein At5g61370, mitochondrial isoform X2 — protein MAVKHHILFSRLRVLGFCRVLSSCTPQALSEVLASIGSLDDIEASLNQLDVEVTPAIITQVINSCNCNTGGGSSSTRKLLRFFSWCRLKNPAALGEEAFNHAIQTFAELGDITAVGISIADLHKEGGKLSPATFSLVAETLVKAGKEDEAVRLLRDLERKKLLPCCDGTGKSVWSSSLAIVHALCAKGHARKAQGVIWHHKSELSVGFAASVVQRSLLHGWCVRGNIKEARRVMGDMKSLGILLGLPSYNDLLRCICYRNLRFNPSALVSEATDLLAEMRSCGILPTASSFNILLSCLGKVRRVKEAYGILYLMRQGKAGCSPDWVSYYLVIRVLYLSGRFVRGNKLMDQMLDDGLSPDVKFYHGLIGVLCGVEKVDHALNVFEQMKKFCARNTGPTYDLLIAKLCRNGKFEQGRNLWNEAVQRGITLRCSRDLLDPLKTIVFKPRRPVNKLHPWDYKKVGYRRIKRAARTNMKMKRRKPHKFIS, from the exons ATGGCTGTCAAGCACCACATCCTGTTTTCCAGGCTTAGAGTTCTTGGATTTTGTCGAGTTCTGTCATCCTGCACCCCTCAGGCGCTCTCTGAAGTACTTGCCTCCATCGGCAGCCTTGATGATATCGAAGCTAGCCTTAATCAGTTAGATGTTGAGGTTACACCAGCAATTATCACTCAAGTCATCAATTCTTGTAACTGCAATAcgggcggcggcagcagcagcacccGAAAGCTTCTTCGTTTCTTCTCCTGGTGTCGGTTGAAGAACCCTGCTGCCCTGGGGGAAGAGGCCTTCAACCATGCGATCCAGACCTTTGCAGAGTTGGGCGATATCACTGCCGTGGGCATCTCTATCGCAGATCTGCACAAGGAAGGAGGGAAGTTGTCCCCGGCAACATTCTCTTTGGTGGCTGAGACTCTTGTCAAAGCAGGCAAGGAGGACGAGGCCGTCCGCCTATTGAGGGACTTGGAGAGGAAGAAATTGTTGCCATGTTGTGATGGCACGGGGAAAAGTGTCTGGTCGAGCAGCCTTGCGATTGTCCACGCGCTGTGCGCTAAAGGCCATGCCCGCAAGGCACAGGGCGTCATCTGGCACCACAAGAGCGAGCTCTCAGTGGGTTTCGCTGCTAGTGTTGTGCAACGGAGCCTCCTTCATGGGTGGTGCGTCCGTGGGAACATCAAGGAGGCCCGCCGAGTGATGGGTGACATGAAGTCACTAGGCATTCTGCTGGGTCTCCCGTCGTACAACGACCTCCTCCGATGCATCTGCTACAGAAACCTCAGATTCAATCCTTCTGCCCTCGTCTCAGAAGCCACAGATTTGTTGGCAGAGATGAGGTCCTGTGGCATTCTTCCCACTGCCTCCAGCTTCAACATCTTGCTATCTTGTCTTGGCAAGGTGAGGAGAGTAAAGGAAGCTTATGGAATCCTCTACTTGATGCGACAGGGAAAGGCAGGATGCTCCCCTGACTGGGTCAGCTACTATCTTGTTATCAGAGTACTGTATCTTTCAGGGAGATTTGTTAGGGGTAATAAGCTCATGGATCAGATGCTTGATGATGGGTTGAGTCCAGATGTCAAATTCTACCATGGTCTGATTGGTGTTCTCTGCGGAGTGGAGAAGGTGGACCATGCCCTCAACGTGTTTGAGCAAATGAAGAAGTTTTGTGCACGGAACACTGGACCAACCTATGATCTGCTGATAGCCAAACTTTGTAGGAATGGAAAATTTGAGCAAGGAAGGAATCTATGGAATGAAGCTGTGCAGAGGGGAATCACTCTTAGATGCTCAAGAGATCTGTTGGATCCTCTAAAAACAATAGTTTTTAAACCAAGGCGACCGGTGAACAAGTTGCACCCATGGGACTACAAGAAGGTAGGGTATAGGCGGATTAAGAGAGCTGCTCGAACCAATATGAAGATGAAAAGGAGAAAGCCACACAAGTTTATTAG CTGA